A genomic window from Cloacibacillus evryensis DSM 19522 includes:
- a CDS encoding 2-oxoacid:acceptor oxidoreductase family protein, producing MTTFTRTLFCAGFGGQGVMVLGQLVAYGAIEEGRHVTWLPSYGPEMRGGTANCGVTISDGEISSPFVTRADVVVVLNQPSLDKYEPTVKKGGILIYNEDMASYHAARDDIRVIPVHAARIAESVGNERALNVVLLGVLTAVSDFIADETARNVIREKLGAKKPQFLESNLKAYEAGKELAKSLTAKQ from the coding sequence ATGACAACTTTTACACGCACCCTATTCTGCGCGGGATTCGGCGGGCAGGGCGTCATGGTGCTCGGACAGCTCGTCGCCTACGGGGCGATCGAAGAGGGGCGGCACGTCACCTGGCTCCCGTCGTACGGCCCGGAGATGCGCGGCGGCACCGCCAACTGCGGCGTGACGATCAGCGACGGTGAGATCAGCTCCCCCTTCGTGACGCGGGCCGACGTCGTCGTCGTACTGAACCAGCCGTCTCTCGACAAATATGAGCCAACGGTAAAAAAAGGCGGTATACTTATCTACAACGAGGATATGGCCTCCTATCACGCCGCCAGGGACGACATCAGAGTGATACCGGTCCACGCCGCGCGGATCGCCGAGAGCGTCGGAAACGAGAGGGCGCTGAACGTAGTGCTCCTCGGCGTTTTGACCGCGGTTTCGGACTTTATCGCCGATGAGACCGCGCGTAATGTGATCAGGGAAAAACTCGGCGCCAAAAAGCCGCAATTCCTCGAAAGCAACCTCAAAGCTTACGAAGCGGGCAAGGAGCTTGCCAAATCCCTGACCGCGAAACAATAA
- a CDS encoding thiamine pyrophosphate-dependent enzyme — translation MTEKIIYKRPKSWVKGVHTHYCPGCTHGIVHRMICEVLDELDIQQETVGVAPVGCAALMYGYIDTDFIEAPHGRAPAIATGFKRIRPDRVIFTYQGDGDLASIGAAEIVHAANRSENITVIFINNAIYGMTGGQMAPTTLIGQRTTTTQDGRDPQKAGYPMRISEMLSTLASPMYVERVCAARHAYLPALKRAIRKSFQNQLDNKGFSFVEVLSTCPTNWGLRPKEACDWLVENMIPYYPLGVKRDFE, via the coding sequence ATGACTGAAAAGATAATATACAAGAGGCCGAAAAGCTGGGTCAAAGGAGTCCATACGCACTACTGCCCCGGATGCACGCACGGCATAGTCCACAGAATGATCTGCGAGGTGCTGGACGAGCTCGACATCCAGCAGGAGACGGTCGGCGTGGCCCCCGTCGGCTGCGCGGCGCTGATGTACGGCTACATCGACACCGATTTCATCGAGGCGCCGCACGGCCGCGCGCCGGCGATCGCCACCGGCTTCAAGCGCATACGTCCCGACAGGGTCATCTTCACCTACCAGGGAGACGGGGACCTCGCCTCCATCGGCGCGGCGGAGATCGTACACGCGGCGAACCGTTCGGAGAACATCACCGTCATCTTTATAAATAACGCGATTTACGGAATGACGGGCGGGCAGATGGCGCCGACGACGCTGATCGGGCAGAGGACGACGACCACGCAGGACGGGCGCGACCCGCAAAAGGCCGGATATCCGATGCGGATCAGCGAAATGCTCTCCACTCTCGCCTCCCCGATGTACGTCGAGCGAGTCTGCGCGGCGCGGCACGCTTACCTGCCGGCGCTGAAAAGGGCGATCAGAAAGTCCTTTCAGAACCAGCTTGACAATAAGGGCTTCTCCTTCGTCGAGGTGCTCTCCACCTGCCCCACCAACTGGGGGCTGCGCCCGAAGGAGGCCTGTGACTGGCTCGTGGAAAATATGATCCCCTATTATCCGCTCGGCGTGAAAAGGGATTTCGAGTGA